From a region of the Helianthus annuus cultivar XRQ/B chromosome 5, HanXRQr2.0-SUNRISE, whole genome shotgun sequence genome:
- the LOC118492066 gene encoding maturase K-like, with protein sequence TDRGLRLISSLERKGVVKSDNLRSIHSIFSFLEDNFSHLNYVLDILIPYPAHLEILVQALRYWIKDASSLHLLRFFLHECHNWDSLITSNSKKASSFFSKRNHRLFFFLYTSYVCEYESGFLFLRNQSSHLRSTSSGALIERIYFYGKIEHLAEVFARTFQANLWFFKDSFMHYVRYQGKSILASKGTFLLMNKRKDYFFNFWKSYFYLWSYPGRISINQLSNHSLDFLGYRSSVRLKPYSIIS encoded by the exons ACCGATCGGGGTCTGCGATTAATATCTTCCCTAGAAAGGAAAGGGGTAGTTAAATCCGATAATTTACGATCAATTCATTCCATATTTTCTTTTTTAGAGGACAACTTTTCACATTTAAATTATGTATTAGATATACTAATACCTTACCCAGCTCATCTGGAAATCTTGGTTCAGGCTCTTCGCTATTGGATCAAAGATGCTTCCTCTTTGCATTTATTAAGATTCTTTCTCCATGAGTGTCATAATTGGGATAGTCTTATTACTTCAAATTCAAAGAAAGCCAgttcttttttttcaaaaagaaatCACAGACTATTCTTCTTCCTATATACTTCTTATGTATGTGAATATGAATCTGGCTTCCTATTTCTCCGTAACCAATCTTCTCACTTACGATCAACATCTTCTGGAGCCCTTATTGAACGAATATATTTCTATGGAAAAATAGAGCATCTTGCAGAAGTCTTTGCCAGGACTTTTCAAGCGAATTTATGGTTCTTCAAAGATTCTTTCATGCATTATGTTAGGTATCAAGGAAAATCAATTCTTGCTTCAAAAGGGACGTTTCTTTTGATGAATAAAAGGAAAGATTACTTTTTCAATTTCTGGAAATCTTATTTTTACCTGTGGTCTTATCCAGGAAGGATTTCTATAAACCAATTATCCAATCATTCCCTTGACTTTCTGGGTTATCGTTCAAGTGTGCGTCTAAAgccat aTTCAATCATTTCAtaa